In the genome of Lactuca sativa cultivar Salinas chromosome 3, Lsat_Salinas_v11, whole genome shotgun sequence, the window TCTTCATTCGTCttcaataatcatattatgcaatatgagACATGTATACATGATTTCTTTAAGTTTTTCCTTGCCGAAATGAATTGCTGGTTTTTTCAATATGAACCAACGTTTCTTAAGAGCTCCAAAAGCTCGCTCAACATCCTTCCTAGCACTTTTTTGAGCTCTTTTGAATTTTTTCCGTCTAGAACCATGTGGACTTGTAAACGATTTAACAAACACAACATACTCAAGATAAATACATCAACTATTTAATAATCATACTTATATGGCGTTCCATGCATTTCAAAAGAAGAATCTAGTGCACATCCGTCATATATGTTGTTAAATATAAGTAAACAATGAAGAACGTTGATGTCGTAAATTGAACCGGGAGAACTAAAAAAAGCACATCAAATCCATAGATCATGTGACGCCACCGCTTCAAGTATGATCGTTGGATGACCATTATCACCTCAGGTAAATTGAACATGGTGTGAGGTAGAGCAATTTTTCATGCCTAATGGAGATAATCTAAACTTCATATGATTCTGGGAAAGCCATGTACACTAGCATGACGAACTTGCAATTATAAGATGTGATTGTTTGTAGGGTTACGTAAATATTTTGGACCATAAAATTGAATCACAGTTTTGCAAAAATAGTGAGGCTATCTCGTACAGTCCTAGCAGACATCCTAAAACTCTTGTGCAACGCATCAGGTGTGATGTCATATGCTAATTGACGAAATGCGACTATGTGTTTTTGTAAGGGAGTGACACCGGGTGTACCTCTACATTGCAACGTTGTTGAAAAAACTACACTCTCTCATTACATCTTTAACTATACATTCGTATAAACTTTTGAACATTTTGAAGCACCTGCGAAAATAATGTCATTTATAAGTGACATTCTCGTGAAAATAGTATTATATCAAACATTAGTTAGTTGTTTCACAATTTCTATAAATATATCTTCATGTTCTTTTGGTTGTATTATTGAAAAAAATCATAcatttgtttcatatttttaGCACAAGCAATAGCAACATCGAAAATAGCTTGAAATTTTTGGGAAGATGACATTTTCTATTGATTTTGAGAAAGCAAtagaaaaatctaaaattttggttttattttgAACAAATAAATGTAAAGAGTTTATTTTATaggtaataaataaataaataaatattaatgtttttttttgacCTTTCAACGGTCCATCCACCGTTTAATTTATGGATGAAAGAAatgtaaaatgtaaaaaaataataataataacaactatgGCCACAACTTGTTATCAATttgcttgttttttttttttcatttattaagtTTATGGATTACACATGTATGATCAACTAATCATTGCCATTTTTGAACGAAGAAACTCCATTTTCAAAATCTCATGTTTCAATTATCAAATTTTATTGTTTGCAcatacattcattcattcatttcaaGTTAAAAACATCCATCCATAAAACGTTCTCATTCTCATTTACTTTTTAGAACATACTTTTCATTATTTACATTCATCCCCCATCTCAATTACATTCCTCCTATTACTACTTCACCTTCTTCTAAACTAAAGCTTCTTtcttcatatcatatcatatcaaaatatcatatcatGTTAATTCCTTTACATATAACCTTCTCTACACCTCCAAAAAAAAAACAGTTAGACTTTCTCTCCTTTCACTTTTCACCTCAAACCCCCAAAAATCTTCATTTCCCCTTTTACCCTGAACAACCTTCTGAATCTGCAATCACATTTCAAATCATCAATTCATAATCATCAACACAATTCATGAAAAGGTCATACTGAATTCATATTTCATACCACTAGATGACGAATCACTGGTCGAACTGCTGCTACTACTCACTGTTAAACCATCCTTTTCGATTTCAAGAAATGGGAAATTGGTTAATGGGATTTCTTCTCCTATATCAATCTCCTCTTCTATATCTGGAGACTGATACCCAATGTTCATCATCAGAGAGGTTTAAGAGAAGAAGTATCGAGTAAAGTAAATGAAAGATGATGGAATACTTACATTGTTAGTCTGTACAGAAGAACCCATGTTGGTGATTGTCTTCTTACATGAGATACCAACGAACCTATGAAGCTCCCATAGCGTGTCATCATCAAGCAAACCAAAATCAAGCTCGATTTCACTTCCATCTTGTTCTAATTTGGAACCCCTTTTCTTAACGATTGCCATTATCTGATCCATGCCTTCAGGATCCAGTTGTAGATTGTTTAACCCTGCTGCTAGCTCTGATTTCTCCTGTTCTGTCATCTCCGGTTTCTTTGGCTTTCTGATGTTATCACTCGATGTATTACCTGGATGTAGTGCGAGTTGAGGAGGTACAGGGTTTGGTTTTCTGACATTGGATACTGGTTTCTCATTTTCAATTGGAAGAGATGGGATTGAAATTGGTTTTTGTTCCATGGGTAGTTTGGTAGAACGATTTTGGCTCTTGGAATGATGATTTGTATCGAACATTTCGTCAAACAGCGAAAGAAGACGCTCTGCCATTGCGAAGACTTCGGAGCCCTGGCCATTGTAGAGCATGGCATTTTGGAATGTTAATCTGACGTCGGAAGCAAAGGCGAGAGGAGATTCGTATTCGTTTTTAGTAAGCTTCGACTTGATAGTTCCAAGATCCATCGGTTTGTTGATGATTTTATGATAATCACTTAGCTTCAAAGCAGCCGCATCAACTGGAGTATTGAAAACCCAACCGTGTTTGTGCTTCATCAGCTTAGCTAAAATTTGACTACATTTCTTCATCACGAGCTTACTCCTCTGCGTATTGTTCTTCACACGAGCACCACAATGCTTCTTCGTATCCCTGGCTGAAGAAGACGGTTTCGCACGTTTCTGACCGACTGCATTCTTTGGCCGTTCTTTCACCGTCAAATCAGCTTCAGGAGCCGGCGGTAACCCCAGCGGCGGTGGTTGATAATGCCTTTTGGGTATCGGCGTCGAACAGATCCAATGCTTGAGGTCCCTCACCCGTTCCAGATCCAGAACCAACTTTTTTTTCAACTCTTTAAGCTCTAATCTAGTGTACGAACCAAGACGATAGGTAATGTACCTGTATCCATGAGAGCTCGCCGGTACGGAATTGATCGACGAACCGATAAACACCTCTCCAGACGGACCAGAAGACCGCATTTGCTCCTGATTTTTCCAATGAACATTTCTGCTAAAGAAACGGCtagaattagggttagggttagagtGAGGAGTAGGGCAAGTGATATTCTGTAATCTGGAGAAAGTTAGATGACTATTTTCAGTAAATTTATTCATAAAATCACCCGAGTTTCGTTCATTTCTGCTTGATAAAATCGCAGACGCCATAGAAACCACAATGACGACGAAAGTGGAAAGAAAAAAGGGAGCTCGTCGAATCAGAACGACATTTCTACCTTCCGGCAACTAATCTCCAGCAAAAAAATGGCGCGAAGCCATGAGGCGGAGAACGGAGGAGTAGTCGCCGGAGAGAATTAACCGGTGATGGTGACGGGAAGAGGCGAGGGTTTTGGATTTGAAGGGGGCCCTCTTCTTCCTCACGCTAGAAAGGGGCGAGTGAGAATGTGTGGTTGGTATGGTGTCAATTTTATAGGGCAAAGAATCTGCCCGGATTATTGTTGGGGCAGGCTGTCAACCGTCGATTTTAATTTCAACGGCTGTGATCTCGTTTGATGAGCTACCCCACAACTGATGGGAACAAGAATTTGTTACGGAGCCCTTCGATCGTTTAGACTTGACACGTGGACGTTGTGATCAAGTCATTCCCTTTTTGTAATTTCGTTGTAAAAATTttgataattttattatatttgaataaaaataGTTGTATCTAATTCGTGATTTAGCTTTGtgtaaaaatatatacatatataagatATAAGATAAGATTTTTCTCCATTCAATACATTTATATGAAATAAAGTAATGTACTTGAACGTGGGTTCACACCTCTCCGGATAAAAGCGGTGAGGTTTGGAATGATTATTGGCCAAAATATCATCACTAACTGTAAATGCAGTTAATTTATTTTCAAAACTGTTTGGTTAATTATTTTTGCAATtcggttttgttttttttgtgtttCGGTTATTAACCGTATGGATGTGGTACGGTTATTTTTTGAGATTTTTTAACCGCAGTTTAGAGTTCAAATgattttaagagttcaaacatattagttgtaataacaaaatataataaggtataagacaattaacttaaattaTAAAAGACTATtatcttaaaaacatcaaatcaCTAGTAAtttaacaataaataaattatataatatattaataattattaatgattaatatgttaatatttaatatatattaataaataaaacttatcttatttttaatatttaatatactaataattaataaaaaaattatataatatatgcggtacGATGGGGTTTTTAAAAACTAATAACTACTCCGCACCgtaaatttgcggtttttgaaaaatagaaaatctaaccatcggtttttattgtgGTTTATCGGTTGCAATTTATGCAGTTTTTAC includes:
- the LOC111907708 gene encoding transcription factor GTE7 isoform X1 is translated as MASAILSSRNERNSGDFMNKFTENSHLTFSRLQNITCPTPHSNPNPNSSRFFSRNVHWKNQEQMRSSGPSGEVFIGSSINSVPASSHGYRYITYRLGSYTRLELKELKKKLVLDLERVRDLKHWICSTPIPKRHYQPPPLGLPPAPEADLTVKERPKNAVGQKRAKPSSSARDTKKHCGARVKNNTQRSKLVMKKCSQILAKLMKHKHGWVFNTPVDAAALKLSDYHKIINKPMDLGTIKSKLTKNEYESPLAFASDVRLTFQNAMLYNGQGSEVFAMAERLLSLFDEMFDTNHHSKSQNRSTKLPMEQKPISIPSLPIENEKPVSNVRKPNPVPPQLALHPGNTSSDNIRKPKKPEMTEQEKSELAAGLNNLQLDPEGMDQIMAIVKKRGSKLEQDGSEIELDFGLLDDDTLWELHRFVGISCKKTITNMGSSVQTNNSPDIEEEIDIGEEIPLTNFPFLEIEKDGLTVSSSSSSTSDSSSSDSEGCSG
- the LOC111907708 gene encoding transcription factor GTE7 isoform X2 — its product is MRSSGPSGEVFIGSSINSVPASSHGYRYITYRLGSYTRLELKELKKKLVLDLERVRDLKHWICSTPIPKRHYQPPPLGLPPAPEADLTVKERPKNAVGQKRAKPSSSARDTKKHCGARVKNNTQRSKLVMKKCSQILAKLMKHKHGWVFNTPVDAAALKLSDYHKIINKPMDLGTIKSKLTKNEYESPLAFASDVRLTFQNAMLYNGQGSEVFAMAERLLSLFDEMFDTNHHSKSQNRSTKLPMEQKPISIPSLPIENEKPVSNVRKPNPVPPQLALHPGNTSSDNIRKPKKPEMTEQEKSELAAGLNNLQLDPEGMDQIMAIVKKRGSKLEQDGSEIELDFGLLDDDTLWELHRFVGISCKKTITNMGSSVQTNNSPDIEEEIDIGEEIPLTNFPFLEIEKDGLTVSSSSSSTSDSSSSDSEGCSG